In Quadrisphaera sp. DSM 44207, one DNA window encodes the following:
- a CDS encoding diguanylate cyclase — translation MRALAEDDEQAAFWRRHTAAGIGLCVLLPVLVVSHVLLEAEAAHAGLQLAMAAAVAVPAPLLLLVPVERLVRSPRGRLFFDGWEAAGIALVTVFCLVDGGADSPYAALFYVLLAHAALAYPPVGMAIAGAGNVAGYLVVGVVGGGSSPQHLLIGSLGLALATAVCAFASYNHVLAYRRTAACARQIAALAERDGLTGCLNHRAFHERLQAEASIADRDHPLSLLIVDVDDFKGVNDTHGHPTGDGVLQAVARVLAEECGPGDAAGRLGGDEFALLLPSTAAAEAAARAERVCARVRERARAQAVTASIGVAATTARADGVGLLAAADRAVYRAKRAGRDRVAGADGAAGAAPAAPELRAAGPLLAPRATSPAAR, via the coding sequence GTGCGCGCACTGGCGGAGGACGACGAGCAGGCGGCCTTCTGGCGCCGCCACACCGCGGCCGGGATCGGGCTGTGCGTGCTGCTGCCCGTCCTCGTCGTCTCGCACGTGCTGCTCGAGGCCGAGGCGGCGCACGCCGGGCTGCAGCTGGCGATGGCCGCCGCCGTGGCGGTGCCGGCACCGCTGCTGCTGCTCGTGCCCGTCGAGCGGCTGGTCCGCTCCCCGCGCGGACGCCTGTTCTTCGACGGCTGGGAGGCGGCCGGCATCGCGCTGGTGACCGTCTTCTGCCTCGTCGACGGCGGCGCGGACAGCCCCTACGCGGCCCTGTTCTACGTGCTGCTGGCCCACGCGGCCCTGGCGTACCCGCCGGTCGGGATGGCGATCGCGGGCGCCGGGAACGTCGCCGGCTACCTCGTCGTCGGCGTCGTGGGCGGGGGCTCCAGCCCGCAGCACCTGCTGATCGGGTCGCTCGGCCTGGCCCTGGCCACCGCGGTGTGCGCGTTCGCCTCGTACAACCACGTCCTCGCCTACCGGCGCACCGCCGCCTGCGCGCGGCAGATCGCCGCCCTCGCCGAGCGCGACGGCCTGACGGGCTGCCTCAACCACCGCGCGTTCCACGAGCGGCTGCAGGCCGAGGCGAGCATCGCCGACCGCGACCACCCGCTGTCCCTGCTCATCGTCGACGTCGACGACTTCAAGGGCGTCAACGACACCCACGGCCACCCCACCGGCGACGGCGTGCTGCAGGCCGTGGCGCGGGTCCTCGCCGAGGAGTGCGGCCCCGGGGACGCCGCGGGGCGCCTCGGCGGCGACGAGTTCGCCCTGCTCCTGCCCTCCACGGCGGCGGCGGAGGCCGCTGCCCGGGCCGAGCGGGTGTGCGCCCGGGTGCGGGAGCGGGCCCGCGCCCAGGCGGTGACGGCGAGCATCGGCGTCGCCGCGACGACGGCGCGCGCGGACGGCGTGGGGCTGCTCGCCGCCGCCGACCGCGCCGTCTACCGCGCCAAGCGCGCCGGGCGCGACCGCGTGGCCGGCGCCGACGGCGCCGCGGGTGCGGCGCCGGCCGCGCCGGAGCTGCGGGCTGCGGGTCCGCTGCTCGCTCCGCGCGCTACTTCACCAGCCGCCAGGTGA
- a CDS encoding PhoH family protein, with the protein MADQPSQFPSSPPTSAPDGRLAARAGEARAGVHHRIVVPPDVPMVAVLGTRDELLRVVERSFPRVDVHVRGNEITLTGQPGDIALVERLVDEMLVVLGAGQALSPDAVERSIGMLRQQTVERPADVLTMNVLSGRGRSIRPKTVGQKRYVEAIDQHTIVFGIGPAGTGKTYLAMAKAVQALQAKQVTRIILTRPAVEAGERLGFLPGSLTDKIDPYLRPLYDALHDMVDPDSIPRLMASGTIEVAPLAYMRGRTLNDAFIILDEAQNTSAEQMKMFLTRLGFGSKMVVTGDVTQVDLPSGTASGLRVVQDILDGVEDVNFSTLTSTDVVRHRLVSDIVDAYGRWESARPPAEAAGSARGRR; encoded by the coding sequence ATGGCCGACCAGCCGTCGCAGTTCCCGTCCTCTCCTCCGACCTCCGCGCCCGACGGGCGGCTCGCCGCCCGCGCCGGCGAGGCCCGCGCCGGGGTCCATCACCGGATCGTCGTGCCCCCCGACGTCCCGATGGTCGCCGTCCTCGGCACCCGGGACGAGCTGCTGCGGGTCGTCGAGCGCTCCTTCCCCCGCGTCGACGTCCACGTGCGGGGCAACGAGATCACCCTGACCGGGCAGCCGGGCGACATCGCGCTCGTGGAGCGGCTCGTCGACGAGATGCTCGTCGTCCTCGGCGCCGGGCAGGCGCTGAGCCCCGACGCCGTCGAGCGCTCGATCGGCATGCTGCGCCAGCAGACCGTCGAGCGGCCCGCCGACGTGCTGACGATGAACGTGCTCTCCGGGCGCGGGCGCAGCATCCGCCCCAAGACCGTGGGGCAGAAGCGCTACGTCGAGGCCATCGACCAGCACACGATCGTCTTCGGCATCGGCCCGGCCGGCACCGGCAAGACCTACCTGGCGATGGCGAAGGCCGTGCAGGCCCTGCAGGCCAAGCAGGTCACCCGCATCATCCTCACCCGGCCCGCGGTGGAGGCGGGGGAGCGGCTGGGGTTCCTGCCCGGCAGCCTCACGGACAAGATCGACCCGTACCTGCGGCCGCTGTACGACGCGCTGCACGACATGGTCGACCCCGACTCCATCCCGCGGCTGATGGCCTCGGGCACCATCGAGGTCGCGCCGCTGGCGTACATGCGCGGGCGCACCCTCAACGACGCGTTCATCATCCTCGACGAGGCGCAGAACACCTCCGCCGAGCAGATGAAGATGTTCCTCACCCGCCTCGGCTTCGGCTCGAAGATGGTGGTCACGGGCGACGTCACCCAGGTGGACCTGCCCAGCGGCACCGCCTCGGGCCTGCGCGTCGTCCAGGACATCCTCGACGGCGTGGAGGACGTGAACTTCTCGACGCTGACCAGCACGGACGTCGTCCGGCACCGGCTGGTCAGCGACATCGTCGACGCCTACGGGCGGTGGGAGTCCGCCCGTCCCCCGGCCGAGGCGGCCGGGTCCGCGCGGGGCCGGCGGTGA
- a CDS encoding permease: protein MARNNAPSGARPGAQPLADSGVGPTTGTNVTVEAERRDRVRWGPVWAGLIVVLPTFLVLELIALALGWLDLAPGEGGGGGIVTGIIGLLAFFLGGLTAGATAMWRGADDGLLHGILVWALGVVAILLLTLLGGGALFGSLASAATEVVNLQQVGQAAQGVDVDPAQAAETARTAGGAAALGLGATIVASALGGLLGAKMWPRKKDVENDTVTVH from the coding sequence ATGGCCAGGAACAACGCGCCCAGCGGCGCACGACCCGGGGCTCAGCCTCTGGCCGACTCCGGGGTCGGCCCCACGACCGGGACGAACGTGACGGTGGAGGCCGAGCGCCGCGACCGCGTGCGCTGGGGCCCGGTGTGGGCCGGCCTCATCGTCGTCCTGCCCACCTTCCTTGTGCTCGAGCTCATCGCCCTGGCGCTGGGCTGGCTGGACCTGGCGCCCGGCGAGGGCGGCGGCGGCGGCATCGTCACCGGCATCATCGGCCTGCTCGCCTTCTTCCTCGGCGGCCTGACCGCCGGGGCCACCGCGATGTGGCGCGGCGCGGACGACGGCCTGCTGCACGGGATCCTCGTGTGGGCCCTCGGCGTGGTCGCCATCCTGCTGCTGACCCTGCTCGGTGGCGGCGCCCTGTTCGGCTCCCTCGCCAGCGCGGCCACCGAGGTCGTCAACCTCCAGCAGGTGGGCCAGGCGGCCCAGGGCGTGGACGTCGACCCGGCGCAGGCGGCCGAGACCGCTCGCACGGCCGGCGGCGCGGCCGCGCTGGGCCTGGGTGCGACCATCGTCGCCTCGGCCCTGGGCGGTCTGCTCGGCGCCAAGATGTGGCCGCGCAAGAAGGACGTCGAGAACGACACGGTCACCGTCCACTGA
- a CDS encoding HIT domain-containing protein, which yields MPSDAAPDRARDPECLFCRLVAGEVPVDVVSRTERVVAFRDIDPQAPVHVLVVPVDHHRDAAALAAADPSLLAEVVAAADAVGAAECDHQYRLVWNTGPQAGQSVFHVHAHVLGGRPLRWPPG from the coding sequence GTGCCCAGCGACGCCGCTCCCGACCGCGCCCGGGACCCCGAGTGCCTCTTCTGCCGCCTCGTCGCGGGGGAGGTGCCGGTCGACGTCGTCTCGCGCACCGAGCGCGTCGTGGCCTTCCGCGACATCGACCCGCAGGCGCCCGTGCACGTCCTCGTCGTCCCCGTCGACCACCACCGGGACGCCGCGGCGCTCGCGGCCGCCGACCCCTCGCTGCTCGCCGAGGTCGTCGCGGCGGCCGACGCCGTCGGCGCGGCCGAGTGCGACCACCAGTACCGGCTGGTGTGGAACACCGGCCCGCAGGCGGGGCAGTCCGTCTTCCACGTGCACGCCCACGTGCTCGGCGGGCGGCCCCTGCGGTGGCCGCCGGGCTGA
- a CDS encoding Gmad2 immunoglobulin-like domain-containing protein, with protein sequence MTRTSGRAGGAAAARAAVLTTGLAAGLAAGLAAGLAAGLAAGLAECGQGQDLATAPAAGTPAASSGPAADSAESSASAASSGDTASSGGTASPSSAGSGGTRTVPVYWIGETGLGPRLYREFREVETTGSDAAAAVALMTRGEPLDPDLASPWSPATRVDVTERDGGLVVDLSADALAEGTGSAPAELAVQQLVWTATAAAGRDVPVTVVVDGAPADAWGGVRLGEPVQRAPQAQVQAPVWVTAPQEGDHLPAGPVAITGVSTAVEGTVLWEVSDAAGAVLGDGYATGGANGAYGEFSVQLELPAGACAPCTLTAWAPDDSGGEGGLGARPFADTKRFWIG encoded by the coding sequence ATGACCAGGACGAGCGGACGCGCGGGAGGTGCGGCCGCAGCGCGCGCCGCGGTCCTCACCACGGGGCTGGCCGCGGGGCTGGCCGCGGGACTGGCCGCGGGACTGGCCGCGGGACTGGCCGCGGGGCTGGCGGAGTGCGGCCAGGGCCAGGACCTCGCGACGGCTCCGGCCGCCGGCACGCCCGCCGCGTCGAGCGGTCCGGCCGCCGACAGCGCCGAGAGCTCCGCCAGCGCCGCGAGCTCCGGCGACACCGCGAGCTCCGGCGGCACCGCGAGCCCCAGCAGCGCCGGGAGCGGCGGCACGAGGACCGTGCCCGTCTACTGGATCGGGGAGACCGGCCTCGGCCCGCGCCTGTACCGGGAGTTCCGCGAGGTGGAGACGACCGGGTCGGACGCGGCCGCGGCCGTGGCGCTCATGACGCGCGGGGAGCCGCTCGACCCGGACCTCGCGAGCCCGTGGAGCCCGGCCACCCGCGTCGATGTCACCGAGCGCGACGGCGGCCTGGTCGTCGACCTGTCGGCCGACGCCCTGGCCGAGGGCACCGGCTCCGCGCCCGCCGAGCTCGCCGTCCAGCAGCTCGTGTGGACGGCGACCGCCGCCGCCGGGCGGGACGTGCCCGTGACGGTCGTCGTGGACGGTGCGCCCGCCGACGCCTGGGGCGGCGTCCGGCTCGGCGAGCCGGTCCAGCGGGCTCCGCAGGCGCAGGTGCAGGCCCCGGTGTGGGTCACGGCGCCGCAGGAGGGGGACCACCTGCCCGCCGGGCCCGTCGCGATCACCGGGGTGAGCACCGCGGTCGAGGGCACGGTGCTGTGGGAGGTCTCCGACGCCGCGGGCGCCGTCCTGGGCGACGGGTACGCCACGGGCGGGGCGAACGGCGCGTACGGGGAGTTCTCCGTGCAGCTGGAGCTGCCGGCGGGGGCGTGCGCGCCGTGCACGCTGACCGCGTGGGCGCCGGACGACTCCGGCGGCGAGGGCGGCCTCGGCGCGCGCCCGTTCGCGGACACGAAGCGGTTCTGGATCGGGTGA
- a CDS encoding DUF4870 domain-containing protein produces the protein MSEPRPGDPGQQPPQYGPQYGPQYGPQYGQQPVQQPAHQPGAQPPPHGQPGAPGQPYGSYSSGYAGGPDHGTVRQEMSPADQRQWAVLAHLSGLASWLVGLPFLGPLVIYLVLRERGIFVRRQAAEALNFQILVTVVLVVCLGIGTLTLGLGFLLTGPVLVVGGVVALVLGIIAAVRANQGVDYRYPLTWRLVK, from the coding sequence GTGTCGGAGCCCAGGCCCGGAGACCCCGGGCAGCAGCCCCCGCAGTACGGCCCGCAGTACGGCCCGCAGTACGGCCCGCAGTACGGCCAGCAGCCCGTCCAGCAGCCCGCTCACCAGCCGGGCGCGCAGCCGCCCCCGCACGGGCAGCCGGGCGCGCCCGGGCAGCCGTACGGCTCGTACTCCTCCGGCTACGCCGGGGGCCCCGACCACGGCACCGTGCGCCAGGAGATGAGCCCGGCCGACCAGCGCCAGTGGGCCGTGCTCGCCCACCTCAGCGGCCTCGCCTCCTGGCTCGTGGGCCTGCCCTTCCTCGGGCCGCTCGTGATCTACCTGGTCCTGCGCGAGCGCGGGATCTTCGTGCGCCGGCAGGCCGCGGAGGCGCTGAACTTCCAGATCCTCGTCACGGTCGTCCTCGTCGTGTGCCTGGGGATCGGCACCCTCACGCTGGGCCTCGGCTTCCTCCTCACCGGCCCGGTCCTCGTCGTCGGCGGCGTCGTCGCCCTCGTCCTCGGGATCATCGCGGCGGTGCGGGCCAACCAGGGCGTCGACTACCGCTACCCGCTCACCTGGCGGCTGGTGAAGTAG
- a CDS encoding aldo/keto reductase codes for MEQRPLGRTGLQVSEVGYGAWGIGGSMWVGAQEDESVRALHRAIELGVNFLDTARGYGESERIVGRVVRDHADQWLYVATKVPPKNGTWPAPRGIHPDEAFPGDHIRSSLETSLRISGLERFDVLQLHVWSDDWVGRGYWLETVDALKEEGKIGAFGVSINDHQPENGLELVRSGVVDTVQVIYNVFHQQPEEQLLPACAEHGVGVIVRVALDEGGLTGRVTADTTFPEGDWREAYFGGDRRRQVQEHVQALVADLGVEPEDLPELALRYVLSAPQVSTVIAGMRSVRNVERNAAVSDGRPLSPEQRAVLARHRWERNFYQPA; via the coding sequence ATGGAGCAGCGTCCGCTCGGCCGCACCGGTCTGCAGGTCTCGGAGGTCGGCTACGGCGCCTGGGGCATCGGCGGGTCGATGTGGGTCGGCGCGCAGGAGGACGAGTCGGTGCGCGCCCTGCACCGGGCGATCGAGCTGGGCGTGAACTTTCTCGACACCGCCCGCGGGTACGGGGAGAGCGAGCGCATCGTCGGGCGGGTCGTGCGCGACCACGCCGACCAGTGGCTGTACGTGGCCACCAAGGTGCCGCCGAAGAACGGCACGTGGCCCGCCCCGCGCGGCATCCACCCCGACGAGGCCTTCCCCGGTGACCACATCCGCTCCAGCCTCGAGACCAGCTTGCGGATCTCGGGCCTCGAGCGCTTCGACGTCCTGCAGCTGCACGTCTGGAGCGACGACTGGGTCGGGCGCGGGTACTGGCTGGAGACCGTCGACGCCCTCAAGGAGGAGGGCAAGATCGGCGCGTTCGGCGTCTCGATCAACGACCACCAGCCCGAGAACGGGCTCGAGCTCGTGCGCAGCGGCGTCGTCGACACCGTCCAGGTGATCTACAACGTCTTCCACCAGCAGCCGGAGGAGCAGCTGCTGCCCGCCTGCGCGGAGCACGGCGTCGGCGTCATCGTCCGGGTCGCCCTCGACGAGGGCGGCCTGACGGGACGCGTCACCGCCGACACGACGTTCCCGGAGGGCGACTGGCGCGAGGCGTACTTCGGCGGGGACCGCAGGCGCCAGGTGCAGGAGCACGTGCAGGCCCTCGTCGCCGACCTCGGCGTCGAGCCTGAGGACCTGCCCGAGCTCGCCCTGCGCTACGTGCTCTCCGCGCCGCAGGTCTCCACCGTCATCGCCGGCATGCGCAGCGTGCGCAACGTCGAGCGCAACGCCGCCGTCAGCGACGGGCGGCCGCTGTCGCCGGAGCAGCGCGCGGTGCTGGCCCGCCACCGCTGGGAGCGGAACTTCTACCAGCCGGCCTGA
- a CDS encoding DUF3097 family protein has protein sequence MRTPSPDPPREPRRAPGRSGWGGDVLASPHRRARPRSTDAPAEAGLVVEDVETGWCGAVVRVEKSGGVHVVVLEDRRGRTRTFPLGPGFLLDGAPVRLVPPAPPAPPARRAAGAPGRTASGSVAVTGQRARVARESRIWVEGRHDAELVEKIWGDDLRVEGVVVEGLDGVDHLAREVAAFQPGPGRRVGVLVDHLLDGTKEARLVQEALRALPAAAPHVLVVGHPYVDVWQAVRPHRLGLAQWPVVPRGRPWKEGVLEALRWPRATPADVARGWRRILAGVDTIADLEPALSGRVEQLIDFVTGDALDR, from the coding sequence GTGCGCACCCCCTCCCCCGACCCTCCGCGCGAGCCCCGGCGCGCGCCCGGCCGCAGCGGCTGGGGCGGCGACGTGCTCGCCAGCCCGCACCGCCGGGCGCGCCCGAGGAGCACCGACGCCCCCGCCGAGGCGGGCCTGGTCGTCGAGGACGTCGAGACCGGCTGGTGCGGGGCCGTGGTGCGGGTGGAGAAGTCCGGCGGCGTGCACGTCGTCGTGCTCGAGGACCGCCGCGGGCGCACCCGCACCTTCCCCCTCGGCCCCGGCTTCCTCCTGGACGGCGCCCCCGTGCGCCTCGTGCCGCCCGCGCCGCCCGCTCCCCCGGCGCGGCGGGCCGCGGGAGCGCCCGGGCGCACCGCGAGCGGGTCGGTCGCGGTGACCGGGCAGCGCGCCCGCGTGGCCCGGGAGTCGCGGATCTGGGTGGAGGGCCGCCACGACGCCGAGCTGGTGGAGAAGATCTGGGGCGACGACCTGCGCGTCGAGGGCGTCGTCGTCGAGGGCCTGGACGGCGTGGACCACCTCGCGCGGGAGGTCGCGGCGTTCCAGCCGGGGCCGGGACGCCGCGTCGGGGTGCTCGTCGACCACCTCCTGGACGGCACCAAGGAGGCGCGGCTGGTGCAGGAGGCGCTGCGGGCGCTGCCCGCGGCGGCCCCGCACGTGCTCGTCGTCGGGCACCCCTACGTCGACGTGTGGCAGGCGGTGCGCCCGCACCGGCTCGGGCTGGCGCAGTGGCCCGTCGTCCCCCGCGGGCGCCCCTGGAAGGAGGGGGTCCTCGAGGCGCTGAGGTGGCCGCGCGCCACGCCCGCGGACGTCGCGCGCGGGTGGAGGCGCATCCTCGCCGGCGTGGACACCATCGCGGACCTCGAGCCGGCCCTGTCCGGGCGCGTCGAGCAGCTGATCGACTTCGTCACGGGCGACGCGCTGGACCGGTGA
- the dnaJ gene encoding molecular chaperone DnaJ, whose amino-acid sequence MTDHYAALGVPRDASTEDIKKAYRKLARQLHPDVNPSAGERFKEVSAAYEVLANPDKRRAYDMGGSGGPGAGFGQGFGFSDIFETFFGGAGGGRGPVSRAQPGQDALIRLEVDLREAVFGSERELAVDTAVTCPRCDGSCAEPGTSERTCDVCGGRGQVQRTARSLLGQVLTTSPCPTCGGYGTVIPSPCAECAGEGRVRSRRTLTIRVPAGVDTGTRIQLAGQGEVGPGGGPAGDLYVEVVQRPHELFTRRGDDLHCSLAVPMTAAALGATIPLETLDGTRDVEVRPGTQPGEVLTLRGLGVTHLRSGGRGDLHVHVDVKVPTRLDDEQERLLRELARLRGDERPDGGFAPAQQGVFSRLKDRFAGR is encoded by the coding sequence GTGACCGACCACTACGCGGCGCTCGGCGTCCCCCGCGACGCCAGCACCGAGGACATCAAGAAGGCGTACCGCAAGCTGGCGCGCCAGCTGCACCCGGACGTCAACCCCAGCGCCGGCGAGCGGTTCAAGGAGGTCTCCGCCGCCTACGAGGTGCTCGCCAACCCCGACAAGCGCCGCGCCTACGACATGGGCGGCTCCGGGGGCCCCGGCGCCGGCTTCGGCCAGGGCTTCGGCTTCAGCGACATCTTCGAGACCTTCTTCGGCGGTGCGGGCGGCGGGCGCGGGCCGGTCTCCCGCGCCCAGCCGGGCCAGGACGCGCTGATCCGCCTCGAGGTCGACCTGCGCGAGGCCGTCTTCGGCAGCGAGCGGGAGCTGGCGGTCGACACGGCCGTCACCTGCCCCCGCTGCGACGGCAGCTGCGCCGAGCCGGGCACCTCCGAGCGCACCTGCGACGTCTGCGGCGGCCGCGGGCAGGTGCAGCGCACGGCCCGCTCGCTGCTGGGCCAGGTGCTCACGACGTCCCCGTGCCCCACGTGCGGCGGCTACGGCACCGTCATCCCGAGCCCGTGCGCGGAGTGCGCCGGGGAGGGCAGGGTGCGCAGCCGGCGCACCCTGACCATCCGCGTGCCCGCGGGCGTGGACACCGGCACCCGCATCCAGCTCGCCGGCCAGGGCGAGGTCGGCCCGGGCGGCGGGCCCGCGGGCGACCTGTACGTCGAGGTCGTCCAGCGCCCGCACGAGCTGTTCACCCGCCGCGGCGACGACCTGCACTGCAGCCTCGCCGTGCCCATGACGGCCGCCGCGCTGGGCGCCACGATCCCCCTGGAGACCCTCGACGGGACCCGGGACGTGGAGGTCCGCCCGGGCACCCAGCCCGGGGAGGTGCTCACCCTGCGGGGCCTCGGCGTCACGCACCTGCGCTCCGGCGGCCGCGGCGACCTGCACGTGCACGTCGACGTGAAGGTCCCCACCCGCCTGGACGACGAGCAGGAGCGGCTGCTGCGCGAGCTCGCCCGCCTGCGCGGCGACGAGCGGCCCGACGGGGGGTTCGCGCCCGCGCAGCAGGGCGTCTTCTCCCGCCTGAAGGACCGCTTCGCCGGCCGGTGA
- the hrcA gene encoding heat-inducible transcriptional repressor HrcA, protein MTDDRRLAVLRAIVEDYVATREPVGSKALVDRHALGVSPATIRNDMAALEDEGLIVQPHTSAGRVPTDKGYRVFVDRLTGIKPLSPAERRAIERLLVDANDLDDVLERTVRLLAQLTQQVAVVQYPSLSRAAVRHVELVPLGPRRLVLVVITDTGRVEQRTVDVPAEVGTELVTELRGRLNTATAGRRLEDVGAVLPGATAGLRPEDAGAVAAVLEALRSAVQASREDRIVMAGTANLARESSFSASLGVVLEAIEEQVVLLRLLSEMADDPASGVSVRIGREILHSGLTDASVVSSGYGSGGDAVARLGILGPTRMDYPTTIAAVRAVARYLSRVLAQ, encoded by the coding sequence ATGACCGACGACCGCCGCCTCGCGGTGCTGCGCGCGATCGTGGAGGACTACGTCGCCACGCGCGAGCCGGTCGGCTCCAAGGCGCTGGTCGACCGGCACGCCCTGGGCGTCTCGCCCGCCACGATCCGCAACGACATGGCGGCGCTGGAGGACGAGGGGCTTATCGTCCAGCCCCACACCAGCGCCGGGCGCGTGCCCACCGACAAGGGCTACCGCGTCTTCGTCGACCGGCTCACCGGCATCAAGCCGCTCTCGCCGGCCGAGCGCCGGGCCATCGAGCGCCTGCTCGTCGACGCGAACGACCTCGACGACGTGCTCGAGCGCACCGTGCGGCTGCTGGCGCAGCTGACCCAGCAGGTCGCCGTCGTGCAGTACCCGTCGCTGTCGCGCGCCGCGGTGCGCCACGTCGAGCTCGTGCCCCTCGGTCCGCGCCGCCTGGTCCTGGTGGTGATCACCGACACCGGCCGGGTGGAGCAGCGCACCGTCGACGTGCCCGCCGAGGTGGGCACCGAGCTCGTCACCGAGCTGCGCGGCCGGCTCAACACCGCCACCGCCGGGCGGCGGCTCGAGGACGTCGGCGCGGTGCTGCCGGGCGCGACCGCGGGCCTGCGCCCGGAGGACGCCGGAGCGGTGGCGGCCGTGCTGGAGGCGCTGCGCTCGGCGGTGCAGGCCAGCCGCGAGGACCGCATCGTCATGGCGGGGACGGCGAACCTCGCCCGCGAGAGCAGCTTCTCGGCGTCCCTGGGGGTGGTGCTGGAGGCCATCGAGGAGCAGGTGGTGCTCCTGCGCCTGCTCTCGGAGATGGCCGACGACCCGGCCAGCGGCGTCTCGGTGCGCATCGGCCGCGAGATCCTCCACTCCGGCCTGACCGACGCGTCCGTGGTCAGCAGCGGGTACGGCTCGGGCGGCGACGCGGTCGCCCGCCTCGGCATCCTGGGCCCGACCCGCATGGACTACCCGACCACCATCGCCGCGGTGCGCGCCGTGGCGCGGTACCTGAGCAGGGTCCTCGCCCAGTGA
- the hemW gene encoding radical SAM family heme chaperone HemW: MPSALPLAGPAPADGLLSASAAVGAGERALGVYVHVPFCAARCGYCDFNTYTASELGPADLPGASRDGYAAAAAAEVGYAARVLEASGLPARPAATVFVGGGTPTLLPARDLAAVLGAVRSELGLAEGAEVTTEANPDSVTPGSLRQLARAGFTRVSFGMQSAVPRVLGVLERTHDPARVPQAVAWARDAGLAVSLDLIYGTPGESTADWRASLDAALACEPDHVSAYALVVEEGTAMAARVRRGQLPEPDEDDLADKYELADDVLAAAGMGWYEVSNWARSPEHACRHNLGYWRGQDWWGAGPGAHSHVGGVRWWNAKHPAAYAARVAAGASPAVGREVLADDDRRVEAVLLGVRLAEGLPLAAVPPAGRAAVPALAAAGLVEALGGPGCGRVVLTRSGRLLADAVVRVLLGWDDAPAAPSGPDAAAPSG, encoded by the coding sequence ATGCCCTCCGCCCTGCCCCTGGCCGGTCCCGCTCCCGCGGACGGCCTGCTGTCGGCGTCCGCGGCGGTCGGCGCCGGCGAGCGGGCGCTCGGCGTGTACGTGCACGTGCCGTTCTGCGCGGCGCGGTGCGGGTACTGCGACTTCAACACGTACACGGCCAGCGAGCTGGGCCCCGCCGACCTGCCCGGCGCCTCGCGCGACGGGTACGCGGCCGCGGCGGCCGCCGAGGTCGGGTACGCCGCGCGCGTGCTGGAGGCCTCCGGGCTGCCGGCGCGCCCGGCCGCCACGGTCTTCGTCGGCGGGGGCACGCCCACGCTGCTGCCCGCCCGCGACCTCGCCGCCGTCCTGGGCGCGGTGCGCTCCGAGCTCGGCCTGGCCGAGGGCGCCGAGGTGACCACCGAGGCGAACCCGGACTCGGTGACGCCGGGGTCGCTGCGGCAGCTGGCGCGCGCGGGCTTCACGCGGGTCTCCTTCGGCATGCAGTCCGCCGTCCCCCGCGTCCTCGGCGTCCTCGAGCGCACGCACGACCCGGCGCGGGTGCCGCAGGCCGTCGCGTGGGCCCGCGACGCCGGCCTGGCCGTCAGCCTGGACCTGATCTACGGCACCCCGGGGGAGTCGACGGCCGACTGGCGGGCCAGCCTGGACGCCGCCCTCGCCTGCGAGCCGGACCACGTCTCCGCCTACGCCCTGGTCGTCGAGGAGGGCACCGCGATGGCGGCGCGCGTGCGCCGCGGCCAGCTGCCCGAGCCGGACGAGGACGACCTGGCCGACAAGTACGAGCTCGCCGACGACGTGCTCGCGGCGGCCGGCATGGGCTGGTACGAGGTCAGCAACTGGGCCCGCTCGCCCGAGCACGCGTGCCGGCACAACCTCGGCTACTGGCGGGGGCAGGACTGGTGGGGCGCCGGCCCCGGCGCGCACAGCCACGTCGGCGGGGTGCGCTGGTGGAACGCCAAGCACCCGGCCGCCTACGCCGCCCGCGTCGCCGCCGGCGCGAGCCCGGCGGTGGGGCGCGAGGTGCTCGCGGACGACGACCGGCGGGTGGAGGCCGTGCTGCTCGGCGTCCGGCTGGCCGAGGGCCTGCCGCTGGCCGCGGTGCCCCCGGCCGGCCGGGCGGCGGTGCCCGCCCTCGCCGCCGCCGGCCTCGTCGAGGCCCTCGGAGGGCCCGGGTGCGGGCGGGTGGTGCTCACCCGCTCCGGGCGGCTGCTCGCGGACGCCGTGGTGCGGGTCCTGCTCGGCTGGGACGACGCGCCGGCGGCGCCGTCCGGCCCCGACGCCGCTGCCCCGTCGGGGTGA